AGCTATTTCTCCCCCTCTCCCAATGGGAGAGGGGGCAGGGGGGTGAGGGTCTTATAAACTTAGCGCCGCTTCAATTTGCGATCGCTCTAAAGATTGACCGATAAATACCAAACGGGTTTGGCGAGTTTCATCACTAGCCCATAGGCGATCATAGGAAGTCTCAAGGCGATCGCCTACGCCTTGCAACACCATTCGCATCGGCTTATTCGGGACATTGACAAATCCCTTAATGCGATAGATTTCCTGATCGGCAATCGCTTGTTTTAGCGATGTTAATAACTGAGTCGGCTCAAAGGCGCGATCGGTCACGATATTAATCGAATTAATATCATCATCATGCTCATGTTCTTCTTCATGGTCATGATGGCTAGGACGAGAATCGAGATTATCCTCAACCGCAGCATTGAAGCCCAATAGAATCTCAGAGCTAATTTTGCCTTCATCACAAGCAATTACCTTAACGCCATCGCGCAATTCTTGCTTGAGCCATGAATGGACTTTATTTTGAGCGTCAGCATCCACCAAATCAGTTTTCGTTAATAAAACCAAATCGGCACAGGCTAACTGATCTTCAAATAGTTCTTCAATGGGAGTTTCATGATCAAGATTGGGATCTTCCTGACGTTGAGCATTGAGCGCATCCAGATCGCCTACCAATTTGCCACTAGCAACTGCCTCGCAATCCACAACGGCGATCACACCATCAACCGTTGCACCATTACGAATCTCTTGCCAACGGAAGGCTTGGATTAAGGGTTTGGGTAATGCTAAACCAGATGTTTCGATGAGAATACAATCAATGCGATCGCGTCTTTTCAATAGTTCCTGCATCGTTGGCAGAAACTCTTCCTGCACGGTGCAGCAAAGACAGCCATTGGTCAATTCCACAATATTCGGTGTAACCTCTGTGCCATCTTCATCGCAAACGCGACAAGAACGCAGCAAATCACCATCAATGCCGATCTCGCCAAATTCATTCACCAGTACAGCAATGCGCCGACCTTGATTATTTTGTAACTGCTCTCGAATGAGGGTAGTTTTGCCACTACCTAAAAAGCCAGTAATCACAGTTACAGGTATTTTCGCTGCCATAATTTGTCTCTAAGAATTTTAAAAAGCCCACATTTTTATAGATTGCGAAGTAGGGGCAATTCACGAATTGCCCCTACTTCGCAAAATAATCTAACCCTTAGGCACAGGGAGCAGTAGAGCAGAAATATTCGAGGCTAAAAATGTAGCTCCAATTCCGCAAATGACTAGACCTGCTGATTTGAGGCTAGGTGATACTTGAGAGAAATCACCTTTGAGGACTTTCTGACCAACCAAAAAAGCGGAACCCGAAATAACTAGTTGAATTAAGGTAAACCCAACTAAATAGGAAACTAAAGCGGTAGTCTGTGCGCCAAAAATTGCTTCCCCATAGGCATGACCATGAAATAGCCCTGAGACTGCGGATAAAGCAATCATCACTAATGCATTAGGGCTATTTTTGGTGGTTAGAAAAACGCCAAATAGCAAAATCGAAGCTGGAACCACTAGCTCGACTACGGGCAAATTAACACCCATGAGGTGCAGTCCAGTACCAAGCATTGCCGATAAAACAAAGAATAGGGGAATTAAGAAACCTTGAGGCTTGACTGCTGCAAATAAACCTACAGCCACAATAAAAGCAAGGTGGTCAAGCCCAATTACAGGGTGAGCCAATCCTGACATGAAGCCCTCAAAAAAGTTGCTAGGAACTCGTCCGCCCATCGGATGGTGCGCTGATGCAGGGCTAGCAAATACTAAAAAGCTAAAACCAAAGGCGATCGCTAATGCTTTAGCTTGAACTGAGGCAAAAATTTTAGATAAATTCATACTCTGTAACTCGCAGATATGGACAAATTAAACTAGTTCTAGCGGGCATCCTGACTTTAAGTACCTGAGTTGATTTTCCTGAAGGGAAAATCAACTTAAAAACAACATATTTAGAATTTGTTGTCTGGTTTTGAAATTAGCGTTAGCTAATTTCAAAACCCCTTAAGTACCTTTACAGTTGCGGTACAGCGTTGGACTTTCACCAAACTTTCCCCATGATTAAAACTAAGCAAATACAAATAATCTACTTAATTTCACTTTTTTAACGGCTGATCCCCGTTAAAGCTAGAACAGCCCTATGACTCTACAATAAGTCGTATACCTTACGAACAAATCTTCACAGATTTATACCAATTCACAAAAGTGTTGCTACACTTTCGTGAATTAAAAACAAAACCCAATTCATAGCAAAACACAAAATAGCTACGCCATTTTGTGTTTTGCTATGAATTGGTATTACGTATGATGAAGAACGCACAATTTAACAATTTATATAATTCCATCAGCAGCCATTTCTTCGCGGGTGTAATTAATCGAAAAATCTAAGAAAAAACCATAAAGCTCAATCTCAGCAACCGCAGGGAAAAGGCGTAAAGTACTGACACCCAAGTTTTTTGGGTTATCTGCTAGCCAACCAAAAGCTTCTTTAGTATGTGCGCGTACTATTAAGACCTCTCCCTCTGAATTATGGCTAAGAGATAGCTCAGCATCCCCCGGACGTAAATACATTTCACTATAAATTTGACCCAACATTCGCCATTGTTGTCGCCAATAAGTCATTCCCTGCCTCTCATGATCGATCGCATATTCCGCTAGGTTTGCGATATTCCGCCATGTAATATCTTCCCTTTGAAAAATTAAACGTAGTTCACTAATAGCTTGTTCACATTCTTCTTCAAACTTGAGTAATGGAATCGGATCGGCGAGACGACGAGGGGTTTTTCCTAAAGTCATGAGTGACTGAATCACAGTTGATTCAATCTGACTAGATAGCTGCTCTTTAACCTTTTTAGTTTGCCAGATTACACCTTGTTCAGAGGTAGCATACAAAGCGGGTAGACGATTTAGTACGTATGCACATACATCATCAATTCCCACTTTTCGTGGCATAACATTTGCCATGTGGGTCAATTGACTTTTTACTTCTTGTTTTACTAAATCTTCTAAAACATTGATTAGGAAATAAGAAGCGGAAAGAATATAGGATTTTAGTTCAGGATTGGGTAATTCTACGTTGTTTTGCCAAGACTGGAGATCAGTCTGATGGGATTCTTTACGCTGTAAATAGCCCTTAATTTCTCGTAATCGATGGCGATCGTTAATACTTAGACTCGCATATTCTGGTGTGTGACTAACTAATGTGAGTGCTTCCTGAAAAGCTTGTGGGACACCCTGCCATTGCAAAGAAGACTTGCTAAAAAGTTTTTGTAGCTTTGCCAGAATATGGGCAGGGGTTTCAACTTTACTAGCCTCAATTTTGGTTGATTTCCGCAAAGGATCACGCTTTACGCCCAGCAGGGCTTGCTGTACTGCGCTAACAGTCTGCTGCTGTAGTTCGTTGTAGGCGCGTTTGCGCTGTTGCAGCCATCCTCGACTCGTACTTGCATAGAGTACTGGCAAGCGATTGAGGGCAAAGGCTGCTACCTCGCTAATGCTAATTGCTTCGCGGGCGGTGGGGCTGAGGTGCTTGAGTTGTTCTTGCACCTCTACGACAACGATCTCCTCAAGGACATTTTTGAGGCTAGTCATAGGTTTTGCTGCTAGAAATTTTACGTTTGATAGCCTGTATAAATATTAATGTCAGTATCAAGTCAGTATCAAATTGATGAATAATTTATAGTAATTTATGATCGGATCAATAATTAGATTTTATTGAACGTACTACAAAAGAGATACTTTCAACAAAATATATCCATTCCTTCAGCAGAAATTACTGTAATTAGTCATTTATTATGTTTTACATAGCGTTTATTAAGTCTAGTGAAG
This genomic stretch from Pseudanabaena galeata CCNP1313 harbors:
- the cobW gene encoding cobalamin biosynthesis protein CobW, whose translation is MAAKIPVTVITGFLGSGKTTLIREQLQNNQGRRIAVLVNEFGEIGIDGDLLRSCRVCDEDGTEVTPNIVELTNGCLCCTVQEEFLPTMQELLKRRDRIDCILIETSGLALPKPLIQAFRWQEIRNGATVDGVIAVVDCEAVASGKLVGDLDALNAQRQEDPNLDHETPIEELFEDQLACADLVLLTKTDLVDADAQNKVHSWLKQELRDGVKVIACDEGKISSEILLGFNAAVEDNLDSRPSHHDHEEEHEHDDDINSINIVTDRAFEPTQLLTSLKQAIADQEIYRIKGFVNVPNKPMRMVLQGVGDRLETSYDRLWASDETRQTRLVFIGQSLERSQIEAALSL
- a CDS encoding HupE/UreJ family protein, with amino-acid sequence MNLSKIFASVQAKALAIAFGFSFLVFASPASAHHPMGGRVPSNFFEGFMSGLAHPVIGLDHLAFIVAVGLFAAVKPQGFLIPLFFVLSAMLGTGLHLMGVNLPVVELVVPASILLFGVFLTTKNSPNALVMIALSAVSGLFHGHAYGEAIFGAQTTALVSYLVGFTLIQLVISGSAFLVGQKVLKGDFSQVSPSLKSAGLVICGIGATFLASNISALLLPVPKG
- a CDS encoding late competence development ComFB family protein, coding for MTSLKNVLEEIVVVEVQEQLKHLSPTAREAISISEVAAFALNRLPVLYASTSRGWLQQRKRAYNELQQQTVSAVQQALLGVKRDPLRKSTKIEASKVETPAHILAKLQKLFSKSSLQWQGVPQAFQEALTLVSHTPEYASLSINDRHRLREIKGYLQRKESHQTDLQSWQNNVELPNPELKSYILSASYFLINVLEDLVKQEVKSQLTHMANVMPRKVGIDDVCAYVLNRLPALYATSEQGVIWQTKKVKEQLSSQIESTVIQSLMTLGKTPRRLADPIPLLKFEEECEQAISELRLIFQREDITWRNIANLAEYAIDHERQGMTYWRQQWRMLGQIYSEMYLRPGDAELSLSHNSEGEVLIVRAHTKEAFGWLADNPKNLGVSTLRLFPAVAEIELYGFFLDFSINYTREEMAADGII